The Brachyhypopomus gauderio isolate BG-103 chromosome 1, BGAUD_0.2, whole genome shotgun sequence genome includes a window with the following:
- the LOC143526043 gene encoding uncharacterized protein LOC143526043 produces MLTCDTDGKMDRLKRKYILLGSEDTEIPARTKRWKLRKALIEANNIEIHQSVQDLPAAHDSPGVWSPLSGQSTQSLSGTTDEVNVTYDNSEDWSPLSKQQSLSGVEVSNLNHNSSECDSDSGSEDAHSGGYVSKTADELSEAWTPISGQCCLSGEEASILQADCGDSMSRYPTSPLLFEDECSMECDLHFSDRPNSSPLSESLSDFNPDDLDDSVGMSMLEPMQSFIESDSESILGSGEQFSPVYESSPNESVNEGEDSNEKFPQLNEEPLYTGSRLTKAQSFLLIMSFVLRHALTGVALSDLLDLINIHCPENIMSTSKHLFLKVLKPIQGHLQCHIYCPNCEYYIGDKVSEGQCTVCSTMWDKDSSLKNGNFFIYLPIQTQLEHHLQRQDIACCLKLGNDTFSSENYDDICSGKLYHNLNKEGGPLDGPHGYSLTLNCDGVPVFKSSL; encoded by the exons ATGCTCACATGTGACACAGATGGAAAAATGGACCGATTGAAGAGGAAATATATTCTCCTGGGTTCAGAAGACACGGAGATTCCAGCAAGAACAAAACGATGGAAATTAAG GAAAGCATTGATAGAGGCCAACAACATTGAGATTCATCAGTCAGTCCAGGACCTG CCAGCAGCCCATGACAGTCCTGGTGTCTGGAGCCCCCTAAGTGGACAGTCTACACAAAGTCTGTCGGGAACTACAGATGAAGTCAAT GTAACTTATGACAATTCTGAAGATTGGTCTCCTCTCAGTAAACAACAGAGTTTGTCAGGAGTGGAAGTCTCT AACCTGAATCATAATTCCTCTGAATGCGACTCTGACAGTGGCTCTGAAGATGCACACAGTGGTGGTTACGTTAGC aAAACAGCTGATGAACTCTCTGAAGCTTGGACTCCTATCAGTGGACAGTGCTGTCTTTCAGGAGAGGAAGCATCT ATCCTGCAGGCTGACTGTGGTGATTCTATGTCCAGGTATCCTACATCCCCACTCTTGTTTGAGGATGAATGTTCTATGGAGTGTGATCTTCACTTCAGTGATCGACCAAATTCGAGCCCATTATCAGAGTCATTAAGTGACTTCAATCCTGATGACTTGGATGACAGTGTCGGTATGAGTATGTTGGAACCAATGCAGTCTTTTATTGAGTCTGACTCTGAATCCATTCTTGGCAGTGGAGAACAATTTTCCCCTGTATATGAAAGCAGTCCTAACGAGTCAGTAAATGAGGGAGAAGATAGTAATGAAAAGTTTCCTCAGTTAAATGAAGAGCCACTTTACACTGGTTCACGACTAACCAAAGCTCAGAGTTTTTTACTTATAATGTCATTTGTTTTAAGACACGCACTCACTGGTGTGGCCCTTTCTGATCTTCTAGATTTGATTAATATCCACTGTCCAGAAAACATAATGTCAACCTCAAAGCATCTGTTCTTAAAAGTGCTTAAGCCAATACAGGGTCACCTACAGTGTCACATATACTGTCCAAACTGTGAGTATTACATCGGTGACAAAGTTAGTGAAGGGCAGTGTACAGTCTGCAGCACAATGTGGGATAAAGACAGTTCACTAAAGAATGGAAACTTCTTCATATACTTACCAATCCAAACACAGTTGGAACATCATCTTCAAAGACAGGATATTGCATGTTGTCTCAAGTTAGGAAATGACACATTCAGTTCTGAAAATTATGATGACATATGTAGTGGTAAACTCTACCATAATCTGAACAAAGAAGGAGGCCCGCTTGATGGTCCTCATGGATACTCCTTAACACTCAACTGTGATGGTGTGCCTGTGTTTAAATCATCACTATAG